A genomic segment from Hyalangium gracile encodes:
- a CDS encoding baseplate J/gp47 family protein, whose protein sequence is MAEFLKKDFASIVDSLLEDLSSGMGGRVALTDTTEGSVVRTLVEAFSRELAVAYAQLDQVYQLGYVDTAHGAALDNVVALLGVVRRRGGYLQGTVTFTRAQPAPEEVPIPAGTPVAGKDTVPFETTASSSIPKGGTEATVAVRSTQALPPRPKAGTTPEDAEAQAKYAEKLEKMTAPGVLNTMPRPMLGVEGVTNRVRLVQQQEDETDDELRARARRAVSGANLGTRESMELALRELGLTRVTVDEPQSKPGVVEVVVGDVEFDSAMELRARRAIEETRPAGIQVMLRGVTWIWLRVEATVVLNQDYPEAERQAIARDIQQGLARYIEGLGASENVRAAKIRNILASNDKVSDVFPKPTSTQEDTLLRAYVETLPGKLEDQTARRRLRNGDVQVGAGERAGLDRDRRLHEPFALKLEPPAPRVFMDVELQVRQAVTEAEVRAALRAPLDDMAEQANRDPLKFDTLLTALQGRLGPTTVTSARFLLLHARDGRAVELVRAGDQDVLDPREVLELRQVLGAGGGA, encoded by the coding sequence TTGGCTGAGTTCCTGAAAAAGGACTTCGCGTCCATCGTGGACAGCCTCCTGGAGGACCTGTCCTCCGGCATGGGCGGCCGCGTGGCCCTCACGGACACCACCGAGGGCAGCGTGGTGCGCACGCTGGTGGAGGCCTTCTCGCGAGAGCTGGCCGTGGCCTACGCGCAGCTCGACCAGGTGTACCAGCTGGGCTACGTGGACACGGCGCACGGGGCCGCGCTGGACAACGTGGTGGCGCTGCTGGGCGTGGTCCGCCGCCGCGGCGGCTACCTGCAGGGCACCGTCACCTTCACCCGCGCCCAGCCCGCGCCCGAGGAGGTGCCCATCCCCGCCGGCACGCCCGTGGCCGGCAAGGACACCGTGCCCTTCGAGACGACCGCCTCCTCGAGCATCCCCAAGGGGGGCACCGAGGCCACCGTGGCGGTGCGCTCCACCCAGGCGCTGCCGCCGAGGCCCAAGGCCGGCACCACCCCGGAGGACGCCGAGGCGCAGGCGAAGTACGCCGAGAAGCTGGAGAAGATGACGGCGCCGGGCGTGCTCAACACCATGCCCCGCCCCATGCTGGGTGTGGAGGGCGTCACCAACCGCGTGCGGCTCGTCCAGCAGCAGGAGGACGAGACGGACGACGAGCTGCGCGCCCGGGCGCGCAGGGCCGTGTCGGGCGCCAACCTGGGCACGCGCGAGTCCATGGAGCTGGCGCTGCGCGAGCTGGGACTCACGCGCGTGACGGTGGACGAGCCCCAGAGCAAGCCCGGCGTGGTGGAAGTCGTGGTGGGCGACGTGGAGTTCGACAGCGCCATGGAGCTGCGCGCCCGGCGCGCCATCGAGGAGACGCGGCCCGCCGGCATCCAGGTGATGCTGCGCGGCGTCACCTGGATCTGGCTGCGCGTGGAGGCCACCGTGGTGCTCAACCAGGACTACCCGGAGGCCGAGCGTCAGGCCATTGCCCGGGACATCCAGCAGGGCCTGGCGCGCTACATCGAGGGCCTGGGCGCCAGCGAGAACGTCCGCGCGGCGAAGATCCGCAACATCCTGGCCAGCAACGACAAGGTGTCGGACGTCTTCCCCAAGCCCACGAGCACCCAGGAGGACACGCTGCTCCGGGCCTACGTGGAGACGCTGCCGGGCAAGCTGGAGGACCAGACGGCCCGCCGGCGCCTGCGCAACGGAGACGTGCAGGTGGGCGCCGGGGAGCGCGCGGGGCTGGATCGCGACCGCCGGCTGCACGAGCCGTTCGCGCTCAAGCTGGAGCCGCCCGCTCCACGCGTCTTCATGGATGTAGAGCTGCAGGTCCGCCAGGCCGTCACGGAGGCGGAGGTGCGCGCGGCGCTGCGGGCCCCGCTGGACGACATGGCGGAGCAGGCGAACCGCGATCCGCTGAAGTTCGACACCCTGCTGACGGCCCTCCAGGGCCGGCTGGGCCCCACCACCGTCACCAGCGCCCGCTTCCTGCTGCTGCACGCGCGCGACGGGCGGGCGGTGGAGCTGGTCCGGGCGGGGGACCAGGACGTGCTGGATCCGCGCGAGGTGCTGGAGCTGCGTCAGGTGCTGGGCGCGGGAGGCGGTGCATGA
- a CDS encoding GPW/gp25 family protein: MADVLKRDLRLLFPRTGGVDLVASTADFETVEGRDNLAQALILRLLVGRGELRTLGHPRYGSRIHELIGEPMDGPNRELLRRYVRRALMEDPRVEEVTRVDVLPRKDAPGVVMVEAAVRPATGAPLEVKVEIDVG; this comes from the coding sequence ATGGCCGACGTGCTCAAGAGAGACCTGCGGCTCCTCTTCCCTCGGACGGGCGGGGTGGACCTGGTGGCCAGCACCGCGGACTTCGAGACGGTGGAGGGGCGTGACAACCTGGCCCAGGCCCTCATCCTCCGGCTGCTGGTGGGGCGCGGCGAGCTGCGGACGCTCGGCCACCCGCGCTACGGCAGCCGCATCCACGAGCTGATTGGCGAGCCCATGGATGGCCCCAACCGCGAGCTGCTGCGCCGCTACGTGCGCCGGGCGCTGATGGAGGATCCTCGGGTGGAGGAGGTGACGCGGGTGGATGTGCTGCCGCGCAAGGACGCGCCAGGCGTGGTGATGGTGGAGGCCGCCGTCCGGCCCGCCACCGGGGCCCCCCTCGAGGTGAAGGTGGAGATCGACGTTGGCTGA
- a CDS encoding peptidoglycan-binding domain-containing protein — protein sequence MPPETAPTTTTGNPFSLVAYLLFQVRHSLEDPGDLGRPPRWIRIARARNATGPQDYIALGVREAINGFAEALSYMVELTMDIQEILVQTDAAKALVEVTADFIKAATSDNFVKGVQTVVGISVTDAQNPLSGVGGIMDRIKEYLGYIPDPDDVYVLGHELYRLLCIEQEMLPRLANGTVDEAKIPASTLHHVNVEKSGKIRLLQWAFNQDLTVYGLGDKTHPEEEKLAISRYGSRRLWRTDNAKLPARVLETWSGSGGSPETIIEWFFDGRETTEANRTLDIAETFGLLEKMGYTEPTVAQKTAFGAELAKRLRRFQAINELPISGELDNATLNRLMHLDYSAKNILRAKPFDATRLPADIDPMDEPTAPRSTGGFLRIVNPGAEAPQEEGITPVAHARYPYYKAGAALPAVGPAPVQPGGGWISDAGGDAIPGFVALRSRYLRPGPNRYEGGRWSEGEAASGGQYFFAARFTEPWVPGRTGKPQNSIFTASPDWADGKPPAGSVTRMYQWIPLNTLDRKAGWDLFITASVMRRSLYEERSQTTGQPDRGTIAVEFYGDDVFKGPGTPRPRVRTSEAADLVSATRKADPWPQSADTTARLSDDEVSQKRYWVKQSVENVLVPPGATAMLVILEGHYTAGWDIDAYFDDVQVTYTFRKK from the coding sequence ATGCCGCCCGAAACAGCGCCTACCACCACCACCGGCAACCCATTCTCGCTCGTCGCCTACCTGCTCTTCCAGGTGCGCCACTCGCTGGAGGATCCGGGAGACCTGGGGCGCCCGCCGCGGTGGATCCGCATCGCCCGCGCGCGCAACGCCACCGGCCCCCAGGACTACATCGCCCTGGGCGTGCGTGAGGCCATCAATGGCTTCGCCGAGGCGCTCTCGTACATGGTGGAGCTCACCATGGACATCCAGGAGATCCTCGTCCAGACGGACGCGGCCAAGGCCCTCGTGGAGGTGACGGCGGACTTCATCAAGGCGGCCACCAGCGACAACTTCGTCAAGGGCGTGCAGACGGTGGTGGGCATCTCCGTCACGGACGCCCAGAACCCGCTCTCCGGCGTGGGCGGCATCATGGACCGCATCAAGGAGTACCTGGGCTACATCCCGGACCCGGATGACGTGTACGTGCTGGGCCACGAGCTGTACCGGCTGCTGTGCATCGAGCAGGAGATGCTGCCCCGGCTGGCCAACGGCACGGTGGACGAGGCGAAGATCCCCGCCTCCACCCTGCACCACGTCAACGTGGAGAAGAGCGGGAAGATCCGCCTGCTCCAGTGGGCCTTCAACCAGGACCTGACGGTGTACGGCCTGGGCGACAAGACGCACCCGGAGGAGGAGAAGCTGGCCATCTCCCGCTACGGCTCCCGCCGGCTGTGGCGCACGGACAACGCCAAGCTGCCCGCGCGCGTGCTGGAGACGTGGAGCGGCAGCGGCGGCAGCCCGGAGACCATCATCGAGTGGTTCTTCGACGGCCGCGAGACGACCGAGGCCAACCGCACCCTGGACATCGCGGAGACGTTCGGGCTGCTGGAGAAGATGGGCTACACCGAGCCTACCGTGGCGCAGAAGACGGCGTTCGGCGCCGAGCTCGCCAAGCGCCTGCGCCGCTTCCAGGCCATCAACGAGCTGCCCATCAGCGGCGAGCTGGACAACGCCACGCTCAACCGGCTGATGCACCTGGACTACTCGGCCAAGAACATCCTGCGCGCCAAGCCCTTCGACGCCACGCGCCTGCCCGCGGACATCGATCCGATGGACGAGCCCACCGCGCCGCGCAGCACGGGCGGCTTCCTGCGCATCGTCAACCCGGGCGCCGAGGCCCCGCAGGAGGAGGGCATCACCCCCGTGGCGCACGCGCGCTACCCCTACTACAAGGCCGGCGCGGCGCTGCCGGCGGTGGGCCCCGCGCCCGTGCAGCCCGGCGGCGGCTGGATCAGCGACGCGGGTGGTGACGCCATCCCCGGCTTCGTCGCCCTGCGCTCGCGCTACCTGCGCCCGGGCCCCAACCGCTACGAGGGCGGACGCTGGTCCGAGGGCGAGGCCGCCAGCGGCGGGCAGTACTTCTTCGCCGCGCGCTTCACGGAGCCCTGGGTGCCTGGCCGCACCGGCAAGCCGCAGAACTCCATCTTCACGGCCTCGCCGGACTGGGCGGATGGCAAGCCGCCCGCGGGCTCGGTGACGCGCATGTACCAGTGGATCCCCCTCAATACGCTGGACCGCAAGGCGGGGTGGGACCTGTTCATCACCGCCAGCGTGATGCGCCGCTCGCTCTACGAGGAGCGCAGCCAGACGACGGGGCAGCCGGACCGGGGCACCATCGCCGTGGAGTTCTACGGGGATGACGTCTTCAAGGGCCCGGGCACCCCGCGTCCGCGCGTGCGCACCTCCGAGGCCGCGGACCTGGTCTCCGCCACCCGCAAGGCGGACCCCTGGCCCCAGTCGGCGGACACCACCGCGCGCCTCTCGGACGACGAGGTGTCGCAGAAGCGCTACTGGGTGAAGCAGTCGGTGGAGAACGTGCTGGTGCCCCCCGGGGCCACGGCGATGCTCGTCATCCTCGAGGGCCACTACACGGCCGGCTGGGACATCGACGCGTACTTCGACGACGTGCAGGTGACCTACACCTTCCGCAAGAAGTAG
- a CDS encoding phage baseplate assembly protein V codes for MSDLMSILRAIVRDELKSLRLGDLAVVTAISPHADEGDAHNHQCDVKLREGELELKKVPIATPHVGMVSPPRVGDLVLLSYVGGDPNRPIIVGRLYSDEVRPPKHDEDEWRVESPPGGTSLAIDKEGSAVVTAGKTMLTMKKDGTVELVSNEDLKLDVKGNVELKCQDCKVDASGNIDLGTGGGGVITDKTHKCYFTGAPLVGSQSVKAKG; via the coding sequence ATGAGTGACCTGATGTCCATCCTCCGGGCCATCGTCCGGGACGAGCTGAAGTCGCTGCGGCTGGGAGACCTGGCCGTGGTGACGGCCATCTCGCCCCACGCGGACGAGGGCGATGCGCACAACCACCAGTGCGACGTGAAGCTGCGCGAGGGAGAGCTGGAGCTCAAGAAGGTCCCCATCGCCACGCCCCATGTGGGCATGGTGAGCCCGCCACGCGTCGGCGACCTGGTGCTCCTCTCCTACGTGGGAGGAGACCCCAACCGCCCCATCATCGTGGGGCGGCTGTACTCGGACGAGGTGCGGCCCCCGAAGCACGACGAGGACGAGTGGCGGGTGGAGTCACCGCCGGGTGGCACCTCGCTGGCCATCGACAAGGAGGGCTCGGCCGTCGTCACCGCCGGCAAGACGATGCTGACGATGAAGAAGGACGGCACCGTGGAGCTCGTCTCCAACGAGGACCTGAAGCTCGACGTGAAGGGCAACGTCGAGCTCAAGTGCCAGGACTGCAAGGTGGACGCCTCGGGGAACATCGACCTGGGCACCGGCGGCGGGGGCGTCATCACCGACAAGACGCACAAGTGCTACTTCACCGGGGCGCCGCTGGTGGGCTCCCAGAGCGTGAAGGCGAAAGGATGA
- a CDS encoding pirin family protein yields MITIRSAEARGHANHGWLDTYHSFSFADYFDEDHMGFRSLRVINEDRVAPRTGFGTHPHRDMEIITYVLGGQVEHKDSMGTHGVIRAGEVQRMTAGTGVLHSEQNRFDQELHLLQIWILPERRGLKPSYEQKAFPEKERQGRFRVVASPDGREGSVTVHQDVTLHSTLLGKGEKAEYALKPGRHAWVQIARGSGTLNGVAVKAGDGAAVSDEGSLVLVANEPVEALLFDLA; encoded by the coding sequence ATGATCACCATTCGATCCGCAGAAGCCCGAGGCCACGCCAACCACGGTTGGCTCGACACGTACCACTCGTTCTCGTTCGCCGACTACTTCGACGAGGACCACATGGGTTTCCGCAGCCTGCGCGTCATCAACGAGGATCGCGTGGCGCCGCGCACGGGGTTCGGGACGCACCCGCACCGGGACATGGAGATCATCACCTATGTGCTGGGCGGGCAGGTGGAGCACAAGGACAGCATGGGCACCCACGGCGTCATCCGGGCCGGCGAGGTGCAGCGGATGACCGCGGGCACCGGCGTGCTGCACAGCGAGCAGAACCGCTTCGACCAGGAGTTGCACCTGCTGCAGATCTGGATCCTCCCCGAGCGGCGGGGCCTGAAGCCCAGCTACGAGCAGAAGGCGTTCCCCGAGAAGGAGCGCCAGGGGCGGTTCCGGGTGGTGGCCTCGCCGGACGGGCGTGAGGGCTCGGTGACGGTGCACCAGGACGTGACGCTGCACAGCACGCTGCTGGGCAAGGGCGAGAAGGCCGAGTACGCGCTGAAGCCGGGCCGGCACGCGTGGGTGCAGATCGCCCGGGGCTCGGGCACGCTGAACGGCGTGGCGGTGAAGGCGGGGGACGGCGCCGCCGTCTCGGATGAGGGCTCGCTGGTGCTGGTGGCCAATGAGCCGGTGGAGGCGCTGCTGTTCGACCTGGCGTAG
- a CDS encoding phage tail sheath protein translates to MARIVPGVQVTVVKDVVPQQLAPSGVLGLVGIVEKELKGVERASSWGRLVDGCGPSAAYSIPEARQALDNGVFQLVVSPVSGGTKATAALPGVSGPSLQLTARAAGTWANGLRVRVTSRRNAKDEPLNFDLEIERPGTGEFETYRQLTVEPGSGQYIVDTLARASSLAVASSSIRFVSSATAKTLKGGDTGDQQIVLLDDGRASSAKPVLVLQSVKGGPDLKVTATTKDGVSTVTVMQKAQAAGEFAPLALFEGLRFPGAESQLIQGLQRILDKKKEGEEPFALTVSSLEWPLDTQTLTFSGGKDATAADYSAALQRLRDQPDVDMVLVGLQDFGDVDKVTSVYSEVISHCNVMAADCKGRIGFGQVPPDMEPEAQVDMARHLMSDRFVLVTPPGTVGAVAGMVGSLPYYYSPTFKRVAGLGRLKTVIGIDDQNTLVGGSVVTVANEPSKGLVVLRGLTTDGDQINVRRVADHAVRGVKMLGDLFIGSLNTADGRSALRQKLAEFLLQMEKESAIVPSTDGADPAFKVDVYSSQADFALGIVRVDIAVRPVRAMDYIYATIQIQT, encoded by the coding sequence ATGGCTCGCATCGTACCTGGCGTCCAAGTAACGGTGGTCAAGGACGTCGTTCCGCAGCAGCTCGCGCCCTCTGGGGTGCTGGGGCTCGTGGGCATCGTCGAAAAGGAGCTGAAGGGAGTCGAGCGTGCGTCGAGCTGGGGCCGTCTGGTGGATGGCTGCGGTCCCAGCGCCGCGTACAGCATCCCCGAGGCCCGGCAGGCGCTGGATAATGGAGTCTTCCAGCTCGTCGTCTCTCCGGTGAGTGGTGGCACCAAGGCCACCGCCGCGCTGCCAGGCGTCTCCGGTCCGAGCCTGCAGCTCACCGCGCGCGCCGCCGGCACCTGGGCCAACGGCCTGCGGGTGCGCGTGACGTCGCGCCGCAACGCCAAGGACGAGCCGCTCAACTTCGATCTGGAGATCGAGCGGCCCGGCACCGGCGAGTTCGAGACGTACCGCCAGCTCACCGTCGAGCCCGGCTCCGGCCAGTACATCGTGGACACCCTGGCGAGGGCCTCCTCGCTGGCGGTGGCCAGCAGCAGCATCCGCTTCGTGTCCTCCGCCACGGCGAAGACGCTCAAGGGCGGAGACACCGGAGATCAGCAGATCGTCCTGCTGGATGATGGCCGGGCCTCGAGCGCGAAGCCGGTGCTCGTGCTGCAGTCCGTCAAGGGCGGGCCGGACCTCAAGGTGACGGCCACCACCAAGGATGGCGTGTCCACCGTCACGGTGATGCAGAAGGCCCAGGCGGCCGGCGAGTTCGCCCCGCTGGCGCTCTTCGAGGGCCTGCGCTTCCCGGGCGCCGAGTCCCAGCTCATCCAGGGCTTGCAGCGCATCCTCGACAAGAAGAAGGAGGGCGAGGAGCCCTTCGCGCTCACCGTGAGCAGCCTGGAGTGGCCGCTGGACACCCAGACGCTCACCTTCTCCGGGGGCAAGGACGCCACCGCCGCCGACTACAGCGCCGCGCTTCAGCGCCTGCGGGACCAGCCCGACGTGGACATGGTGCTGGTGGGGCTCCAGGACTTCGGGGACGTGGACAAGGTGACGAGCGTCTACAGCGAGGTCATCAGCCACTGCAACGTGATGGCGGCCGACTGCAAGGGCCGCATCGGCTTCGGCCAGGTGCCTCCGGACATGGAGCCCGAGGCGCAGGTGGACATGGCGCGCCACCTCATGTCCGACCGCTTCGTGCTGGTGACGCCGCCCGGCACCGTGGGCGCGGTGGCCGGCATGGTGGGCAGCCTGCCCTACTACTACTCGCCGACCTTCAAGCGCGTGGCGGGGCTGGGCCGGCTCAAGACGGTCATCGGCATCGACGACCAGAACACCCTGGTGGGCGGCAGCGTCGTCACCGTGGCCAACGAGCCCAGCAAGGGCCTGGTGGTGCTGCGCGGCCTGACGACGGACGGAGACCAGATCAACGTGCGGCGCGTCGCGGACCACGCGGTGCGCGGCGTGAAGATGCTGGGAGACCTGTTCATCGGCTCGCTGAACACCGCGGACGGGCGCAGCGCGCTGCGGCAGAAGCTGGCCGAGTTCCTCCTCCAGATGGAGAAGGAGAGCGCCATCGTGCCGTCCACGGACGGCGCGGATCCGGCCTTCAAGGTCGACGTGTACTCGTCCCAGGCGGACTTCGCCCTGGGCATCGTCCGCGTGGACATCGCGGTCCGGCCCGTGAGGGCCATGGACTACATCTACGCCACCATCCAGATCCAGACGTGA
- a CDS encoding contractile injection system protein, VgrG/Pvc8 family yields the protein MLRVEGEVRIGSLTASTTPQREARQLLALSGELAMGGVGGRCVVEIADPSLSAPELGDSVQVSLGKGDGASPVFTGEVLAVTRTATALRVTAMDGMAKLASFDLETAYEAKTAGAIVKDILGQAGVDAGTVEDGPTLATWVVHKGPRALRHLQRLAELCGADLFSDGEGKVCFITASTQGEEHTFQYGGDVLALHLETATPAFDSFSVWGEGAASSQGAGKEHWLVKDLSSVNGKASVGEGGSVSPGQEGERPRLVLDGSVRSGEAAKAVAEARAAAVAARPVRGFLQVLGAPGVKPGDRVTVSELPGEGAAPGPLRVRRVRHRLDARVGFITRMDF from the coding sequence ATGCTCCGAGTGGAAGGCGAGGTCCGCATCGGCTCACTCACGGCGAGCACCACGCCCCAGCGCGAGGCGCGGCAGCTGCTGGCGCTGTCGGGAGAGCTGGCGATGGGCGGCGTGGGCGGACGCTGCGTGGTGGAGATCGCCGATCCCTCGCTGAGCGCCCCGGAGCTGGGAGACTCGGTGCAGGTGTCTCTCGGGAAGGGTGACGGGGCGTCGCCGGTGTTCACCGGTGAGGTCCTCGCGGTGACGCGCACCGCCACCGCCCTGCGCGTCACCGCCATGGACGGCATGGCGAAGCTGGCCTCCTTCGATCTGGAGACGGCCTACGAGGCCAAGACCGCGGGCGCCATCGTCAAGGACATCCTCGGCCAGGCGGGCGTGGATGCGGGCACCGTGGAGGACGGGCCCACGCTGGCGACGTGGGTGGTGCACAAGGGCCCGCGCGCGCTGCGCCACCTCCAGCGCCTGGCGGAGCTGTGCGGCGCGGATCTCTTCTCGGATGGCGAGGGCAAGGTCTGCTTCATCACCGCCAGCACCCAGGGCGAGGAGCACACCTTCCAGTACGGCGGGGACGTGCTCGCGCTGCACCTGGAGACCGCGACGCCCGCGTTCGACTCGTTCTCCGTCTGGGGCGAGGGCGCCGCCAGCTCGCAGGGAGCCGGCAAGGAGCACTGGCTCGTCAAGGACCTGTCCAGCGTGAACGGCAAGGCCTCGGTGGGCGAAGGCGGCTCGGTCTCCCCGGGACAGGAGGGGGAGCGGCCGCGGCTCGTGCTCGATGGCTCGGTGCGCTCGGGTGAGGCGGCGAAGGCGGTGGCCGAGGCACGAGCGGCGGCGGTGGCGGCCCGCCCGGTGCGCGGCTTCCTGCAGGTGCTGGGCGCCCCGGGCGTGAAGCCGGGCGATCGGGTGACGGTGAGTGAGCTTCCCGGAGAGGGCGCGGCGCCGGGGCCGCTGCGGGTGCGTCGCGTCCGGCACCGGCTGGACGCGCGCGTGGGCTTCATCACGAGGATGGACTTCTAA
- a CDS encoding vWA domain-containing protein, translating to MSLNFLARPLMAAALATVTLSAPLALAEAPTRQVAPKQEQPAQVKAQEDAQKKDNRPQIEVVFVLDTTGSMSGLLEGAKQKIFSIASRIATGKPTPRLKVGLVGYRDEGDAYVTKRFDLSEDLDTVFTHLRQFQADGGGDAPEHVGRGLGEAVSKMRWSDSRETMKVIFLVGDAPPADRGASWNFRHWANQAKERHIVVNTVRCGGDEETARAWKYAAKLTDGTFDTIGQEGGMLAVATPYDAELAKVNAEIATKTLYTGTAAVQAENRGRADQMASLAPEQAAERISYMKKARSAGSGKPAPAASSAPVAVGGAVDLVEKPEALAMVKTAELPKELQGLKKEEQAAKVKQLAEERKALEAKAAKLAEDRDTWRAKNVAEKADSFDDNVMKSVRAQAAGYGVAY from the coding sequence ATGTCCCTGAATTTCCTCGCGCGGCCTCTCATGGCCGCCGCGCTCGCCACCGTCACGCTCTCCGCTCCCCTGGCCCTCGCGGAGGCCCCCACTCGTCAGGTGGCTCCCAAGCAGGAGCAGCCGGCGCAGGTGAAGGCGCAGGAGGATGCGCAGAAGAAGGACAACCGGCCGCAGATCGAGGTCGTCTTCGTGCTGGACACGACGGGCTCCATGAGCGGGCTGCTCGAGGGGGCCAAGCAGAAGATCTTCTCCATCGCCTCGCGCATCGCCACGGGCAAGCCGACGCCGCGGCTGAAGGTGGGCCTGGTGGGCTACCGGGACGAGGGCGACGCGTACGTGACGAAGCGCTTCGACCTGAGCGAGGACCTGGACACGGTGTTCACGCACCTGCGTCAGTTCCAGGCGGATGGCGGCGGAGACGCGCCCGAGCACGTGGGCCGTGGGCTGGGCGAGGCGGTGTCGAAGATGCGCTGGAGCGATAGCCGCGAGACGATGAAGGTCATCTTCCTGGTGGGCGACGCGCCGCCGGCGGACCGCGGGGCCTCGTGGAACTTCAGGCACTGGGCGAACCAGGCGAAGGAGCGGCACATCGTGGTGAACACGGTGCGCTGCGGCGGGGACGAGGAGACGGCGCGGGCGTGGAAGTACGCGGCGAAGCTGACGGACGGGACGTTCGACACCATCGGGCAGGAGGGCGGCATGCTGGCGGTGGCGACGCCGTATGACGCGGAGCTGGCGAAGGTGAACGCGGAGATCGCCACCAAGACGCTCTACACGGGCACGGCGGCGGTGCAGGCGGAGAACCGGGGCCGCGCCGACCAGATGGCCTCGCTGGCGCCGGAGCAGGCCGCCGAGCGCATCAGCTACATGAAGAAGGCGCGCTCGGCGGGCTCGGGCAAGCCGGCGCCGGCCGCGAGCAGCGCGCCGGTGGCGGTGGGCGGCGCGGTGGACCTGGTGGAGAAGCCCGAGGCGCTGGCGATGGTGAAGACGGCGGAGCTGCCGAAGGAACTGCAGGGGCTGAAGAAGGAGGAGCAGGCGGCGAAGGTGAAGCAGCTCGCCGAGGAGCGCAAGGCGCTGGAGGCCAAGGCGGCGAAGCTGGCGGAGGACCGTGACACCTGGCGCGCGAAGAACGTGGCGGAGAAGGCGGACAGCTTCGACGACAACGTGATGAAGAGCGTGAGGGCCCAGGCCGCCGGGTACGGCGTGGCCTACTGA
- a CDS encoding DNA circularization N-terminal domain-containing protein: MAVRIARVDLHGVQAIVTDEGRRWVEQHIPGRAGSLFQELGRSAVRLQLEGLLWGEDALEALEALRTAQAEAEPVPFSADITAGMDFTDVLIDTLQVRQVAGYRDRYWYRLQVREHVEEPPEPEAALSEVDAAVEADAASWAEGSVDAATGIQDATALPELVEANPDLVDHLSTDDLAGALDSAAGGLTGGGLDGILSSVGLDSGALGAITDKLKNVQMSDVIAAYNAIQDPSSIPGLLASNPGLLDRLGVSDLGKALVDKADALTGGQFSQVLQTLGKVDPQKVVGLINDLRSAGSLGEFVEKLAAGGVDIVKDLTGVDLGDAAAIVQGVAGSAEFLSKLKKVGDKGGQLASKLRGFDPLSPVRALSGQDPGDVGQLSDIVTATGELITALSELLATSTVNAVIAIVKQVGAEAQLDSAVDFLAGVLDEVDRLLEGAREPLLQLGALSGLLQLTRSLVGGLEKITQASGEDLAALGLGDAMKATGPMAKALGTGQDVLAGGAAVLDMAPSVESLDSLRTGVANVRQKLLGYKSSAAQGGTA; this comes from the coding sequence ATGGCCGTGCGGATCGCCAGAGTCGACCTTCATGGGGTCCAGGCCATCGTCACCGACGAGGGCCGGCGCTGGGTGGAGCAGCACATCCCCGGCCGCGCTGGCAGCCTGTTCCAGGAGCTGGGGCGCTCGGCGGTGCGGCTCCAGCTCGAGGGCCTGCTCTGGGGCGAGGACGCGCTGGAGGCCCTGGAGGCCCTGCGCACCGCTCAGGCCGAGGCCGAGCCAGTGCCCTTCTCCGCGGACATCACCGCGGGCATGGACTTCACCGACGTGCTCATCGACACGCTGCAGGTGCGGCAGGTGGCGGGCTATCGCGACCGCTACTGGTACCGCCTGCAGGTCCGCGAGCACGTGGAGGAGCCGCCCGAGCCGGAGGCCGCCCTGTCTGAGGTGGACGCCGCGGTGGAGGCGGACGCCGCGAGCTGGGCGGAGGGCTCCGTGGACGCGGCCACCGGCATCCAGGATGCCACCGCGCTCCCCGAGCTGGTCGAGGCCAACCCGGACCTGGTGGACCACCTCTCCACCGATGATCTCGCGGGCGCGCTGGACAGCGCCGCGGGCGGGCTCACCGGCGGCGGGCTCGATGGCATCCTCTCGTCCGTCGGGCTGGACTCGGGGGCGCTCGGCGCCATCACCGACAAGCTCAAGAACGTCCAGATGTCGGACGTCATCGCCGCGTACAACGCCATCCAGGATCCGTCCTCCATCCCGGGGCTGCTCGCCTCCAACCCGGGCCTGCTGGACCGGCTGGGCGTCAGCGACCTGGGCAAGGCCCTGGTGGACAAGGCGGACGCGCTCACCGGCGGGCAGTTCAGCCAGGTGCTGCAGACGCTCGGCAAGGTGGACCCCCAGAAGGTGGTGGGGCTCATCAACGATCTGCGCAGCGCCGGCAGCCTGGGCGAGTTCGTGGAGAAGCTGGCCGCGGGCGGCGTGGACATCGTCAAGGACCTGACCGGCGTGGACCTGGGAGACGCCGCCGCCATCGTCCAGGGCGTGGCGGGCTCGGCGGAGTTCCTCTCCAAGCTGAAGAAGGTGGGGGACAAGGGAGGCCAGCTGGCCTCCAAGCTGCGCGGGTTCGACCCGCTGTCCCCGGTGCGCGCGCTCAGCGGGCAGGACCCCGGCGACGTGGGGCAGCTCAGCGACATCGTCACCGCCACCGGCGAGCTCATCACCGCCCTGAGCGAGCTGCTGGCCACCAGCACCGTGAACGCGGTGATCGCCATCGTGAAGCAGGTGGGCGCGGAGGCTCAGCTCGACTCGGCCGTGGACTTCCTCGCCGGCGTGCTGGACGAGGTGGACCGGCTGCTGGAGGGCGCTCGCGAGCCGCTGCTCCAGCTGGGCGCGCTCTCGGGCCTCTTGCAGCTCACCCGCTCGCTGGTGGGCGGGCTGGAGAAGATCACCCAGGCCAGCGGTGAGGACCTCGCGGCGCTGGGCCTCGGCGACGCGATGAAGGCCACCGGCCCCATGGCCAAGGCGCTCGGCACGGGCCAGGACGTGCTGGCCGGCGGCGCCGCCGTGCTGGACATGGCGCCCTCCGTGGAGTCGCTGGACTCGCTGCGCACGGGCGTGGCGAACGTGAGGCAGAAGCTGCTCGGCTACAAGAGCTCCGCCGCCCAGGGAGGCACGGCATGA